In Chitinispirillum alkaliphilum, a genomic segment contains:
- a CDS encoding CRISPR-associated protein, Cas1 family, translated as MEYFSPSELKTILHSKRANIYYLEKCRVMQKDGRVLYLTEEKSANQYWNIPIANTTCILLGTGTSITQAAVRLLASAGVLIGFSGGDATPLFAGSEIEWLTPQSEYRPTEYMQGWISFWFDEQKRLAAAKEIQLSRIGFLRKVWNKDRELRSAGFTAEDTEISLELVSFENNINQATRVCDLLQIEAQLTKSLYKIAANRTQYGKFVRQREAHDTANVFLNYGNYLAYGLGATTLWVLGIPHGFALMHGKTRRGALVFDVADLVKDALVLPMAFICAQQQTTLQGFRQQCLQMFTANNALDFMFDQVKGIALRQDWEKIAK; from the coding sequence ATGGAATACTTTTCTCCTTCAGAGTTGAAAACAATCCTTCATTCAAAGAGGGCCAATATCTACTATCTTGAAAAGTGCAGGGTAATGCAGAAAGATGGCCGTGTATTGTACCTTACCGAAGAAAAATCTGCAAATCAATACTGGAATATTCCCATTGCAAATACTACCTGCATACTGCTTGGTACCGGGACTTCAATCACTCAGGCTGCGGTACGTTTACTTGCCTCAGCCGGTGTTCTTATAGGATTTTCGGGTGGTGATGCAACTCCCCTGTTTGCCGGAAGTGAAATTGAGTGGCTCACTCCGCAAAGCGAATACCGTCCTACGGAATATATGCAGGGGTGGATCTCTTTCTGGTTTGATGAGCAAAAAAGGCTTGCTGCAGCCAAAGAGATCCAGTTATCCAGGATCGGGTTTCTTAGAAAGGTCTGGAATAAGGACCGCGAGTTACGAAGTGCCGGATTTACAGCTGAAGACACCGAGATATCGCTGGAACTGGTTTCTTTTGAGAATAACATAAATCAGGCTACCCGTGTTTGTGATCTATTGCAAATTGAGGCACAACTGACTAAGAGTCTTTATAAGATTGCGGCGAACCGTACACAATATGGCAAATTCGTGCGTCAACGTGAAGCTCATGACACCGCCAATGTCTTTTTAAATTACGGTAACTATCTGGCGTATGGTTTGGGCGCCACAACTTTATGGGTGCTGGGGATTCCGCATGGTTTTGCACTTATGCACGGAAAAACCCGGCGGGGCGCACTTGTCTTTGATGTCGCTGATCTTGTAAAGGACGCATTGGTGCTGCCCATGGCTTTTATCTGCGCACAGCAGCAAACAACACTGCAGGGATTCCGCCAGCAGTGTCTGCAAATGTTTACCGCCAATAATGCACTGGACTTCATGTTTGATCAGGTAAAAGGAATCGCCCTCAGGCAGGACTGGGAGAAAATTGCGAAATGA
- a CDS encoding CRISPR-associated protein, Csy1 family, whose translation MLDPAIQEFFQKRKDDWLKKRVKPTVDDEERGKLEEECEEKFSRECWLPDAAKRAGQINVCTHPCTFSHPSARKNKNGYATSVIADNRKSPDGYLRTGNIEIEKDAYGNAAALDVYNFLASKMQDGKSLLQHIENDSELAKEMLKIESESYENLKAGFLAMSRSSIDNITSSKIKQVYFPTDKGYHLLSILSNSGLIYELRRRVDDLRFSEKQKETRDLKRKNSYSTQGFSEIFDITTIGYGGTKPQNISVMNNQFGGKARLLPSVPPAINKRNINFPKKNFFISSIRFYDIREPLQKLHGIFTTGTGSEIPLKNLRSGRDYRIEEILDCIIERMVALRAVAKEQYREENSNLLHHQKVWLCDEYREEREKQDEWLDEVCNEIGQWIARAYEKIIKKAVTLGPAERAYIKNMISTHREVLR comes from the coding sequence ATGCTCGATCCTGCAATACAAGAATTTTTCCAGAAGCGAAAAGACGATTGGCTCAAAAAGAGAGTTAAGCCCACTGTTGATGACGAAGAAAGGGGGAAACTGGAAGAAGAGTGCGAAGAGAAATTTTCAAGAGAATGCTGGTTACCTGATGCCGCGAAACGTGCTGGACAGATAAATGTTTGTACGCACCCATGCACTTTTAGTCATCCCAGTGCGCGAAAGAATAAAAACGGTTATGCGACTTCTGTTATTGCAGATAACAGGAAGTCACCAGATGGTTATCTGCGAACGGGTAATATTGAAATAGAAAAAGATGCTTACGGAAATGCTGCTGCATTAGATGTATACAATTTTCTGGCTTCGAAAATGCAGGACGGCAAATCCTTACTGCAACACATAGAAAATGATTCAGAACTTGCAAAAGAAATGCTCAAGATCGAGTCGGAAAGCTATGAAAATCTGAAAGCTGGATTTTTAGCAATGTCTCGAAGTAGCATTGACAATATTACCAGTTCGAAAATAAAACAAGTCTATTTTCCCACTGACAAGGGGTACCACCTGCTTTCCATTCTTAGCAATTCAGGATTGATTTATGAGCTGCGACGCCGGGTGGATGACCTTCGGTTTTCTGAAAAGCAGAAGGAAACGCGTGATCTGAAACGCAAAAACAGTTACAGCACACAGGGTTTTTCGGAAATATTTGACATTACGACAATCGGTTACGGTGGCACCAAACCACAAAATATCAGTGTTATGAACAACCAGTTTGGAGGAAAAGCACGCTTATTACCATCTGTTCCCCCTGCAATTAACAAGCGTAACATTAATTTTCCTAAAAAGAACTTTTTTATCTCTTCAATCCGTTTTTACGACATCAGGGAACCGCTGCAAAAACTGCATGGCATTTTCACAACCGGTACAGGTAGCGAAATACCCCTGAAAAATCTACGAAGTGGCCGGGACTATAGAATAGAAGAAATTCTCGATTGTATTATTGAGCGAATGGTGGCTTTACGTGCTGTTGCAAAGGAACAATACAGAGAAGAGAACAGCAATCTACTGCATCACCAAAAGGTCTGGCTTTGTGATGAATACCGGGAAGAGCGCGAGAAACAGGATGAATGGTTGGATGAGGTTTGTAACGAAATAGGTCAATGGATTGCACGCGCCTATGAAAAAATAATCAAAAAGGCCGTAACCCTTGGCCCTGCAGAGCGTGCCTACATAAAAAATATGATATCAACCCACAGGGAGGTACTGCGATGA
- a CDS encoding CRISPR-associated protein, Csy3 family: MAKKENSVSVLAFEKKLVPSDGYMFGTHWDNRDRFTPLKLKEKSVRGTISNRLKPAVKNDPAKLNKEVEKPNLQTVDVCALETDQDTLRLHFTLKVLGGIHQPSACNNALFKQSYSQAAKAYAEKEGFHELARRYALNIANGRFLWRNRIGAEDIEVNVKCLNKGQDQEWTFDATQYNLRNMEDKDDKVSGLAACIAKALASDNDFLMLEITCYAKIGKAQDVYPSEELVLDKGKGNKSKVLYSVDDIAALHSQKIGNALRTIDTWYPDFTDQIKSVGPIAVEPYGAVTNLGTAFRTPKEKKDFYTFFDNWARGGDLNAEDEHYVMAVLVRGGVFGESDKD, from the coding sequence ATGGCTAAAAAAGAAAACTCTGTATCTGTGCTGGCGTTCGAAAAAAAACTGGTACCATCCGATGGCTATATGTTCGGTACGCATTGGGATAATCGGGATCGGTTTACTCCGCTTAAGTTGAAGGAAAAATCCGTGAGAGGAACTATTTCCAACCGACTGAAACCTGCTGTTAAGAATGACCCTGCCAAGTTGAATAAAGAAGTTGAAAAACCCAACCTTCAAACAGTTGATGTCTGCGCATTGGAAACTGATCAGGATACGCTTAGGCTTCATTTTACTCTCAAGGTTTTAGGTGGTATTCATCAACCTTCTGCGTGCAATAATGCTCTTTTTAAACAAAGCTACTCCCAAGCCGCCAAAGCTTATGCTGAAAAAGAAGGCTTTCATGAATTGGCACGTCGTTATGCACTGAACATTGCTAACGGCCGTTTTCTATGGCGTAACCGTATCGGTGCAGAAGATATAGAGGTTAACGTAAAGTGTTTGAACAAAGGTCAAGATCAGGAATGGACTTTCGATGCAACGCAATACAACCTCAGAAACATGGAGGATAAGGATGATAAGGTCAGTGGTTTGGCTGCATGTATAGCAAAAGCATTGGCAAGTGACAACGATTTTTTAATGTTGGAAATTACCTGCTATGCCAAGATTGGCAAAGCCCAGGATGTTTATCCTAGTGAAGAATTGGTATTGGATAAAGGAAAGGGTAATAAAAGTAAAGTACTCTATTCAGTAGATGACATTGCGGCCCTTCATTCACAAAAAATTGGTAATGCGTTGCGCACTATCGATACTTGGTACCCTGATTTTACTGACCAAATCAAATCCGTTGGGCCCATTGCTGTCGAGCCATATGGCGCAGTTACAAATCTGGGCACGGCATTTCGTACACCTAAAGAAAAAAAAGATTTTTACACATTCTTTGACAATTGGGCCAGGGGTGGTGACCTGAACGCTGAAGATGAGCATTATGTGATGGCTGTTTTGGTACGCGGCGGTGTTTTTGGGGAAAGTGATAAAGATTAA
- a CDS encoding CRISPR-associated protein, Cas3 family, producing MIVTFISQCEKKALNRTRRVLDAFADRIGDNTWQTVITQQGLLTVKTLLRKSATKNTAVSCHWIRGRMHTELVWVVGNKRKFDCEGRVPVNSTERNRSYRDDQDDWNYLPLIQSLAALAALLHDWGKANARFQEKINKNYKGKPGDAMRHEWVSCLLLKVLIGNTDSKSDNGWLSLLANGDINETQVKQADLQQIQNPLEGLPPIAKLIAWLILTHHRLPLQKAKCNVLLDDWEGVSAENLDMLFAIITKEWGYWNQEAIQTLQDCLNFPQGLLTESNPWLKELKRWAKKLCEQQSLIKEIMSVGSYRIILHHARLSLMLGDHFYSFLSKKESGAWQNTLGLVANTQKDGSPKQSLDQHLVGVYQQTKRNVWRLPQFEQTLPTSDNIAALRKKGSGKFRWQDKAASEIYEWTMQCDDKKHGFFAVNMASTGCGKTLANAKVMLSLSKHNDSLRYILALGLRTLTLQTGDEYRERIFQNSDGSDLAVLIGSKAIAELHNQACEERREKITIDGGSESQEPLLDTNDEVLFDGDIPEEGLATILQSDKERKFLYAPILTCTIDHIMAATETTRGGRYILPSLRLMSSDLVIDEIDDFTDSDAIAIGRLIHLAGMLGRKVMISSATIPPALAEGYYNCYREGWRQFSQTRNATQAIGCAWIDEYSTVVTNINEANSLQSNQQYADLHKAFVKKRMQKLEKEPPRRKADIVEFDPELVQQIANVDKEAKQTAFFNTIVDASLVKHQGHHQLERKTGIKVSFGVIRIANISPCIALTRFLLEYKCPTDTALRVMSYHSQQVLLLRHEQEKHLDAVLKRKEKQGEDPAAFNNKVIRRHLDNLAKRENVPSNVLFILVATPVEEIGRDHDFDWAIVEPSSYRSIVQLAGRVRRHREGEIGTPNVGLLQYNWKTVREGEKEYACYFSRPGYEFKGKITINSKERKASCFTHDLKKLINESYITKRLDAIPRIDDNLPERFGLARLEHAVTAHWIKRYDAKGPETLQGYLSQHWYLTALPQALNRFRQSRASIRLFRCFDSSNRAYFTIKDESGMPVRTINGDLINQDDKYCITSVELSTEQKENLWLEREYRVSLETLAEQNEIDLDKGALRYGELSIQETYESQMAPTYLYNDQLGLFRNERS from the coding sequence ATGATCGTCACCTTTATCTCCCAATGTGAAAAAAAAGCCCTCAACCGCACACGCCGGGTGCTGGATGCCTTTGCGGACAGAATCGGTGACAACACCTGGCAAACAGTTATCACACAGCAGGGATTGCTCACGGTCAAAACACTCCTGCGAAAATCTGCAACTAAAAATACAGCAGTAAGCTGCCACTGGATACGAGGCCGAATGCATACGGAACTGGTTTGGGTGGTGGGAAACAAAAGAAAGTTTGATTGTGAAGGGAGAGTGCCGGTGAATAGTACTGAAAGAAACCGGAGCTATCGGGATGATCAAGACGATTGGAATTATCTGCCACTCATTCAATCACTGGCAGCACTGGCGGCACTCCTGCACGACTGGGGAAAAGCAAATGCCAGATTCCAGGAGAAAATCAACAAAAATTACAAGGGTAAACCTGGCGATGCAATGCGTCATGAGTGGGTATCCTGCTTATTGCTGAAGGTACTGATCGGCAATACCGATTCCAAAAGTGATAACGGTTGGCTAAGTTTGCTCGCTAATGGGGATATAAACGAAACACAAGTCAAACAAGCTGACCTTCAACAAATCCAAAATCCGCTAGAAGGTCTACCGCCAATTGCGAAACTGATAGCATGGTTAATCTTAACCCACCATCGGCTGCCTCTCCAGAAAGCCAAATGTAATGTTTTATTAGATGATTGGGAAGGAGTATCAGCGGAAAACCTTGATATGTTATTTGCTATTATCACAAAAGAGTGGGGCTACTGGAACCAAGAGGCAATACAAACACTTCAAGACTGCCTGAATTTTCCTCAAGGGCTACTCACCGAATCAAATCCATGGCTAAAGGAGCTAAAGCGCTGGGCAAAAAAACTGTGCGAGCAACAATCGCTAATTAAGGAAATTATGTCCGTAGGCAGCTATCGGATTATACTGCACCACGCACGCCTCAGCCTGATGTTGGGAGACCATTTTTACTCATTCCTATCAAAAAAAGAGTCCGGTGCATGGCAAAATACACTTGGCCTCGTTGCCAACACCCAAAAAGATGGTTCCCCAAAACAATCATTGGATCAACATCTGGTTGGAGTTTATCAGCAGACTAAACGTAACGTCTGGCGTTTGCCGCAATTTGAACAGACACTTCCAACATCTGATAATATTGCGGCGCTCAGAAAAAAAGGTTCCGGCAAATTCAGATGGCAGGATAAAGCTGCTTCTGAAATATATGAATGGACTATGCAATGTGACGATAAAAAACATGGGTTTTTCGCTGTAAATATGGCAAGTACTGGTTGTGGAAAAACTCTTGCTAATGCAAAAGTAATGTTGTCACTTTCGAAACACAATGATAGTCTGCGGTATATCCTTGCATTGGGGCTACGCACTCTTACATTACAAACCGGCGATGAATACAGGGAACGCATTTTTCAAAATAGCGATGGCAGTGATTTAGCAGTGCTAATCGGATCCAAGGCTATTGCGGAATTACATAATCAAGCATGTGAAGAACGCAGAGAAAAAATAACGATAGATGGAGGTTCAGAATCGCAGGAACCACTGCTTGATACAAATGATGAAGTTCTCTTCGACGGAGATATTCCCGAAGAGGGTTTGGCAACTATCCTGCAAAGTGATAAAGAACGAAAATTCCTCTATGCACCGATTCTAACTTGCACAATCGACCATATTATGGCCGCTACAGAGACGACTCGGGGTGGCCGTTATATTCTGCCAAGCCTGCGACTTATGTCTTCAGACCTCGTCATCGATGAAATCGATGATTTTACAGACAGCGATGCTATCGCTATTGGGCGACTGATCCATCTTGCGGGTATGTTGGGGCGCAAAGTGATGATATCGTCAGCTACGATTCCTCCAGCCCTTGCCGAAGGGTATTACAATTGTTACCGAGAAGGTTGGCGACAATTTTCCCAAACCCGTAATGCAACCCAAGCAATTGGTTGTGCATGGATTGATGAATACAGTACTGTAGTTACCAACATTAATGAAGCCAATTCACTGCAATCAAACCAACAATATGCTGATTTGCACAAAGCATTTGTCAAAAAAAGAATGCAAAAATTGGAGAAGGAACCACCAAGACGCAAGGCTGATATCGTTGAGTTTGATCCTGAGCTGGTTCAGCAGATTGCCAATGTAGATAAAGAGGCGAAACAAACTGCCTTTTTTAATACAATTGTTGATGCCTCGCTGGTTAAGCACCAGGGACATCACCAATTAGAGAGAAAAACCGGTATTAAGGTCTCCTTCGGAGTCATTCGTATTGCCAACATTTCGCCCTGTATTGCTCTGACGCGTTTTCTTTTGGAGTATAAGTGCCCAACTGATACAGCACTACGTGTCATGTCCTACCACAGCCAACAAGTTCTGTTGTTGCGCCACGAACAAGAAAAGCACCTGGATGCTGTGTTAAAACGAAAAGAGAAACAAGGTGAAGACCCTGCTGCATTCAATAATAAAGTAATACGCAGGCATTTGGATAATTTGGCTAAAAGAGAAAATGTACCGTCAAATGTGCTTTTTATTCTTGTAGCTACCCCCGTTGAAGAGATCGGGAGGGATCACGATTTCGACTGGGCTATTGTCGAGCCATCTTCCTATCGATCCATCGTTCAGTTAGCGGGACGGGTAAGAAGGCACCGAGAAGGAGAAATTGGTACTCCAAATGTTGGGTTGTTACAATACAACTGGAAAACAGTTCGGGAAGGAGAAAAGGAGTATGCCTGTTACTTTTCACGACCAGGGTACGAATTTAAAGGGAAGATCACTATTAACAGTAAAGAACGTAAGGCATCCTGCTTCACACATGATTTAAAAAAGCTAATTAATGAATCATATATAACTAAACGGCTTGATGCTATTCCCCGAATCGATGATAACTTACCAGAACGGTTTGGGCTGGCGAGGTTGGAGCATGCGGTAACAGCTCATTGGATTAAAAGGTACGATGCCAAGGGCCCTGAAACCTTGCAGGGCTACCTGTCGCAGCACTGGTATTTGACAGCCTTGCCACAGGCGCTTAATCGTTTTCGTCAAAGTAGAGCAAGTATACGCCTTTTCCGGTGTTTTGATAGTTCTAACCGTGCTTACTTTACCATAAAAGACGAAAGCGGCATGCCCGTGCGGACCATTAACGGTGATCTGATAAATCAGGATGATAAATACTGTATAACATCGGTTGAGTTGTCAACAGAACAGAAAGAAAACCTATGGCTTGAACGAGAATACCGGGTTTCGCTCGAAACTCTGGCAGAGCAAAACGAAATCGATCTTGATAAAGGCGCTCTTCGATATGGTGAGTTGTCTATTCAGGAGACGTATGAATCGCAAATGGCTCCCACCTACCTTTATAACGATCAATTAGGACTATTTCGAAATGAAAGGAGTTAA
- a CDS encoding CRISPR-associated protein, Csy2 family, which translates to MTENTLLIPHIRIQNANALSSPFTIGFPAMTAWLGAVHALQRKLNHKHTTASFDAVGVVSHQFDLQTYKGPGDYEYSIIGTGNPLDRDGSRPAFIEEARCHLEVSLVVQYSNIGKLEEANVIEEISHLLNNGMKIAGGDILDFKQPVFHKTFERLKTKLMPGYALIERRDLVIKAMREGQDALDAILDYLAIHHYCEKEDKNGETTVTWKSQRKPTNENGRRGWIVPVATGFQGISELGQAKNQRDPDTPHRFAEAVVTLGEFKMPYKIDYLEELLWHYHHDAENNLYLCQQNLTDSQTLFERDGF; encoded by the coding sequence ATGACCGAAAATACACTGCTGATACCACACATACGTATTCAAAATGCCAATGCTCTATCCAGCCCATTTACAATAGGCTTTCCTGCTATGACTGCATGGTTAGGTGCTGTACACGCCCTGCAACGCAAACTTAATCACAAACACACCACTGCGTCTTTCGATGCTGTCGGGGTGGTATCTCATCAATTCGATTTGCAAACGTATAAAGGACCAGGAGATTATGAATATTCCATTATTGGAACGGGGAATCCACTTGATAGAGATGGTTCGCGTCCAGCATTTATAGAGGAGGCCCGTTGCCATCTTGAGGTCAGTCTGGTTGTTCAGTACAGTAATATCGGGAAGCTGGAAGAGGCGAATGTTATTGAGGAAATAAGTCACCTCCTGAACAACGGAATGAAAATTGCCGGCGGTGATATCCTTGATTTCAAGCAACCTGTTTTCCACAAAACTTTTGAACGCTTAAAGACCAAGCTAATGCCGGGTTATGCTTTGATTGAGCGGCGCGACTTGGTGATTAAAGCAATGCGGGAAGGACAAGACGCACTGGATGCGATATTGGATTACCTGGCAATACACCATTACTGCGAGAAAGAAGATAAGAATGGAGAAACCACAGTCACTTGGAAAAGCCAGCGTAAACCGACCAATGAAAATGGCAGGCGCGGATGGATCGTTCCTGTGGCAACAGGTTTCCAAGGTATAAGCGAATTAGGGCAGGCAAAAAACCAAAGAGATCCGGATACACCGCATCGTTTTGCTGAGGCAGTAGTAACTTTGGGAGAATTCAAAATGCCTTATAAAATAGATTATCTTGAGGAACTGCTTTGGCATTATCACCATGATGCTGAAAACAATCTTTATCTATGTCAACAAAATCTGACAGATTCACAAACTCTATTTGAAAGAGATGGATTTTAA